A stretch of DNA from Lawsonibacter asaccharolyticus:
TTCAAGGGACACACAGTACGGAAAAATTTTGACAGGAGATTGTAACGGTGAAAGAATCCAGTTACAAAAGCTACGACGAACTGCCGCTGTTTCTCAGCACCAAGAAGGGCTCCCGTCGAAGCCCAGCGGAGCGGGTTCGGTGGGAAGAGGAGGCACAGCGGAATGGATAAGTTTTTGCCCTCGGGGGAAACGAAGGATATGGAGCTTGTGCCGACGAGATGCACGAACCGGACTTCTCGGTGTTGCGCATCGGCAATAGAATGGTGGTACCAAAGGAACGATTCATCCAGTGGGTGAAAGAACACACAGGGGGTGGAGCAGCATAAAGGCAGGGGTCGCAGGCCACCCCTGCGGGAGCCACTTCTGCCTGCAGTGCGGGCAGTTACGAGGGCTTTTACGGTGTCCTGAAATAGGGTCAAAAACAGAGAAGTGCTATCACTTCTGCGGTCGTTATCCCCAAAAACTTACTCCCACAATGAAAAATCAGGGGTCATGCCCCGGAAAGAAGCCTATTTTAAGCAAGAAAGAGAAATTTGCCCTGTACCTGACGCCGGAGAAAAAAGCGGTGCTGGAACGCCGCTACCGGGAGGATGGGAGCCGCAGTCTCACCGCCTTCATCGAACGAGCCGTCGACTTCTATCTGGACTACCTCAGCGCCAACAACGCCGGACTCTTTCTCCCGGCCTCCATCAAATCCTATGTGGACGGCCAGCTGGGACAGTTGGAGAATCGGATGTCCTCTCTGCTGTACAAGCAGGCAGTGGAGCAGGACATGGTAGCTGGCATCCTGGCGGACGTCTATCAATTCAGCGAGGATGACCTCCGGCGACGTCGAGCGGAGAGTATCAGCAACGTGAAGAAAACCAATGGCCGCATCTCCCTGGACCAACGGGTGCGGAAAGCCTGGGAGGAGGGGATGAGTGGCAGGACTGATCGTCAAGAGTTCCTACTACAAGTGCGGCGGGAACGCCACCCTCAGCGGCTACCTGCGCTACATCGCCACCCGGCCCCGTGCGGAGCGGCTGGGCTACGACAGCGCCAAGGCGTGGCGGGATCTCCTCCGGGCTCACCGCAACGACATCGCCGCGGCGATCAACATCCCGCCCAACGATTTCCGGTGGTACGCCGCCTTCCACGATGAGGGTGACCATTCCCATGTCCACATGATGGCGTGGTCGGCAAAGCCGGGACAGGCGTACTTGTCCAAAGAGGGAATCCGGCAGATCAAGTCCGAGCTCGCCAATGATATTTTTAAGCAGGAACTGCTGCGCCTCTACGAACAGAAGTCTGTATCCCGCGACGAACTGGTACACGAGGCCCGGAAAGCTATGCTGGAGTTGGTGCAGGTGATGAAAGCGGGTATCTGTGACCACCCGGATGCGGAACAGCTCATGCTGGAACTGGCGATGCAGCTGAGCGGTCAGGGGCAAGAAGTCCTATGGATATCTCCCAAAGTCACAGAAGAAACTGGTGGATCGGATCGTGGATGAGATGGAACGGCTCCCCAGTGTGCGGGACTGCTACGACCAGTGGATGGTCCTCCAGGGCAAAGTGGATGGATACTATCACGATAAGCCCAGAGAACGAAAAAGGTTGTTACAAGAGAAAGTATTCAGGCAGATCAAAAACGCCGTCATCAAGGAGGCGGAGAACATCCGGCAGAGCAATTTGTTCTTCGAGGACAAGGGGGTAGAACAGACGGCTGAGCCGAAGGAATTTCAAAACGCTTCCTATGACTACGAGGCCCTGCGGGATGCGATTCGGGATGAGAGCATGACCCTAGAGGAGCGCGGCGACGCTGTCGATGAAATGAACCAGCTGGTCAAAAACGGTGACAAGCACGCGCAGTACCTCATGGGAAAGCTGTGGCGGGACGGTCCGCTGCTGACACCGGGCTGGGTGAATGCCCGATACTGGTTTCAAAAGTCGGCGGAGCAGGGACACACCTATGCGCAGTACGCTCTGGGTAAGCTTCTGCTCTCTGATGATCCCGAGGCGCATGATGTGGAGGATGGTATTCGTTGGCTGAGGCGGGCCGCCGAAAGCGGAAACCAATATGCTGGGCAAGCTGTATCTCATGGGCCAGGGCGTGGAGTACGATAAGAAACTGGGGATGTATTGGCTAAGTCAATCTGCCGCACAGGGCAACGTCTATGCGAAAGCCCTTCTCCAACGCCAGGACAGCGGCAGACCGCCCCATGTGTTCCTGGCTGTCACCCGTCTGTTCCACCACATGAGCAGGATCTTTCAGGAACGATCCCTACCTCAGTCCGGAACAGGGCCGCAGGTGGACAGTAAGCTCCGGCAGAGGATCAAAGAGAAGAAGATCGCTATGGGACACAGGCCGGATAACCATAAAGAGGGGCAGAACCAGGGTGGCATGGTTATGGGCGGAATGCGAGTCGCCTCCCTCAAAAATCACGGGGCAATAAACAATATGAACGTCTTCGGAATCCTTCAGGATCGCCAGATGATAAATCTTTGATAACTCTGCGCATCTGCCGTGGCTATTTTCTGTTTCTGTGGTATTGTGTGTTGCTGACAAGGAGGTGGCACACCATGCAAGAGACGCTGGAAGACCTATACTACGGGAACATCACGCCATACGACCGCCAGATCTGTTCCAGCACATCCCTAAGGAACGCAATGGATCAGTCTCACAAGTACGAAGAACAGCTGACCAAACTGCTGGAGGGCGAAGCCCACAGCCTGCTGCTGCGGCTCATCAATGCAGAGAACGAGATCGGCAGTACGCTGGCTCTGGAGAATTTTATCCTGGGCTTCCGTCTGGGAACGAGACTGATCCTGGAGGCGCTGGACGAGGACGACAGCAGTCTGGTGGAGCTGTTCCTCGGAGACGACCGAAGGGAGGAACAATGATGACCACCAACCAACTGCCCCTCCGCCAGTGCCGCTACTGCGGCAGTGACGACCTTGGGCTGGGCTGGCAGCACGGTGAAGGGATCGTCACCTTCAAGAAGCACGGCATCTTGGGCAATCGGATGCGCTGCCTGATCTGCCGCCGCTGCGGCGCGGTGCTGTCCCAATGGGTGGCAGAGCCTCACAGGTTCCCGCCCATCCGGTAGCCACCGCAAGTCCTGCGACGCAAATCAAAGATAAAAACGCCTGGAGGTGAAAATTGTGGCAAAACGAAGACCGTCCGGTGACGGCATGGTCCGCAAGCGGGAGGACGGCTGCCGGGAGGGCCGCATCGTGTTGGGCCACAAGGAGAACGGCGAACCCATCTTCCGATACATCTACGCCGACACCCAAAAAGAACTGACTACCAAACTCCGGCAGAACATCACAGCCTATCAGGGTGTAGATCTGACGGAGGAGTGCAGGATGACACTCTCGGAGTGGCTGGATCGGTGGCTGGAACAGATGGCCTCCGTCCTCCGGCCCAGCACGCTGAAACACTACCGCAGTGACATGGAGCACCATGTCAAACTGTATCTGGGCCAAAAAAAGCTCACCCAGACACCACTTCTGATTTAAAAAAACTGTATGACGATCTCAAAAAGCAGGGCCGGGTCCATCCCCGCCCCGGTCAAAGCTGTGGGTTGTCCACCACCACCGTCCACGGCATCCACACCACCCTGCACCATGCGCTGAAGTCTGTGGTAGACCAACGTCTGCTGCCTCACAATCCCGCTGACCATGTGGAACCGCCCAAGGTGGCCCACAAATCCATGACCATTCTCAACGAAGAACAACTGGACACCTTTCTGGCGGCGGTGGAGCAGGCCCCCATCTGGAAAGACTTCTTCTACACCGAACTGACCACCGGCCTGCGGCTGGGCGAGATCTGCGGACTCATGTGGTCTGACTTCGATCCCAGGAAAGGAACCTTGAATGTAAGCCGGACTCTCCACAAGGAGAAGGGCGGGCGGCTGGTGACGGGCGACACCAAGACCTGCGCCGAAACCAGAAAAATCGTCCTGCCACCTACTACATCGGAGTTGTTGTCAAATCGTAAGAAGCACTCCTATTCTGTATGGATCTTTCCCAACCCGCTCAAACCCGAAGCACCCATGAACCCCAGCACTGCTTATCATCAACTGAAAAAATCCTTGCGGAAAACGATCTACCTGGCCTTCGATTCCATGATCTCAGGTACACTTTTGCCACCCACGCGCTGGCCAACGGAGTGGACGCCAAGACCCTGTCTGGCATCCTGGGCCACACCAAAGCCAGCTTCACGGCGGACACCTATACCCACACTACCACCGATATGCACCGGAAAGCCGCCGAAATCGTAGGCGGCTCCCTAACGGACTACCTGGGAGAGGAGATGGCTCCATGGCAAAGCGCAGAACCCGCGGCGACGGCAGTCTCCATCTGAGGAAAGACGGACGCTGGGAGGGCCGGTATATAGTGGGCTACGATGACATGGGCCTGCCGGTGACCAAAAATGTCCTCGCCAAAACCAAGCCGGAATGCGCGGCAAAACTGGTACAGCTCCGGGAGACGCTGAAAGAATCTGCGCCAGATCAGCCTAAGCCCGGAATCTTGTTGGCGGACTGGCTGGACCTCTGGTATCAAGGGTACAAGAAACCGAACCTCCGCCCCAACACCCAAATGTCCTACGAGCGACGGATTTACCAATACATAACCCCTGCTCTGGGACAAATCCAGCTGGACAAGCTGACCACCGCTGACATCCAGGAATTCTATGTATCCCTTAAAAAGAGCGGCCGGCTGATTCGAGCCGACCTCTATGGCGAAGGACTTTCATATCAGACTGTCCGGGGTATCCACACCACCCTCCACGCTGCCCTGGATAAGGCCGTGGAAGAAAATCTGATGTTCCGAAATCCTTCAGACGAATGTAAGCTTCCCTCTGCCAAACCCAGAGAAATGAAGGTCCTGATGCCGGAGGAAATTCAGCGGTTACTGATCCAAGCCAGAGAGGATGGCTGCTATGAGCTTCTGCTCTTAGAGTTATCCACTGGCCTGCGCCGGGGCGAGATCTGCGCCCTCCAGTGGAATGACCTGAATCTCAAAACCGGGGCGCTCCAAGTGGAACGGCAGGTCCACCGGGTGCGAGGGAAACTGGTGGTATCTCCGCCCAAAACCAATGCAGGCCGGAGGACGGTGCTCCTCCCTCCCCCAGTTCTGAATGTACTCAAATCCTACCGGACCACTTCAACCTCCCGTTGGATGTTCCCCTCGCCAGTCAAGGAGGACTCACCCATGGACCCCGCGGCAGTGCGAAAGCGGCTGTCCACTGTGCTGAAACGGGCCGGCTGCAAGAGACTTCGATTCCACGATCTGCGGCATACTTTCGCCACCGCTTCCCTGGAGCACGGCATGGATGCGAAGACTCTTTCGACCATCATCGGCCATGTGTCCAGCAGCACCACGCTGAACATCTATGCCCATGTGACCGATGAGATGCAGAGGACTGCCGCAGCCAAGATCGACCGTGGGATCGTCAAAAGCGAGGCCGCCCAAGAGGTTGACACGGCGCCAAGAAACCCTCCGCCCTCCATCTTCCAGCCCTACAAAGGCCAGCGCCGCAAGCCGGGCACCGGCTGTGTCAGCCAGATCAATGACCACCTCTGGGAGGGCCGATACTCCCCCGTCATCAATGGAAAGCGCATGGCCCGGAATGTCTACACGAAAACGGAAACCGAGTGTGAGAAAAAGCTGGCAGAACTGATCCGGGAAATGAAG
This window harbors:
- a CDS encoding site-specific recombinase phage integrase, translated to MDAKTLSGILGHTKASFTADTYTHTTTDMHRKAAEIVGGSLTDYLGEEMAPWQSAEPAATAVSI
- a CDS encoding site-specific recombinase phage integrase, translated to MAKRRPSGDGMVRKREDGCREGRIVLGHKENGEPIFRYIYADTQKELTTKLRQNITAYQGVDLTEECRMTLSEWLDRWLEQMASVLRPSTLKHYRSDMEHHVKLYLGQKKLTQTPLLI